Proteins from a genomic interval of bacterium:
- a CDS encoding RusA family crossover junction endodeoxyribonuclease, producing the protein MESEAQKQTRAITLKVVGIPKPQGRPRARAFGGHARVYSPSTEWATLCRHEAALLAGKGTAAMTGPCQCTMRFYLPRPKSLPKKNHWPTSRRGELDNLIKATLDALVPALLADDSLVVMLHCTKQFALGDNLPGCEITLEEVGE; encoded by the coding sequence GTGGAGAGTGAAGCGCAGAAGCAAACCAGAGCCATCACCCTGAAAGTTGTCGGGATACCGAAGCCGCAGGGTAGGCCGCGGGCGCGCGCCTTCGGCGGACACGCCCGGGTCTATTCGCCCTCGACCGAATGGGCAACGCTCTGCCGGCACGAGGCCGCGCTGCTGGCGGGGAAGGGAACGGCGGCCATGACCGGCCCTTGCCAATGCACCATGCGATTCTACCTGCCGCGACCAAAGAGCCTGCCCAAGAAAAACCATTGGCCGACGAGCCGGCGCGGAGAGTTGGACAACCTGATCAAAGCAACGCTTGACGCCCTAGTCCCCGCACTTCTGGCGGATGATTCCCTGGTGGTGATGCTCCACTGCACGAAGCAGTTTGCTCTGGGTGATAACCTGCCCGGCTGTGAGATCACACTTGAGGAGGTGGGCGAATGA
- a CDS encoding replicative DNA helicase — translation MTDFTLGKLPPQDLEAEQATLGSMMQDPKAIDRVLGKGLESSDFYREAHATLFAHITRLQEAGIEVDLITLQASLADSAQLQMVGGLGYLATILDSVPHAANAERYCAIVKDKAIRRRLIAVANEAQQMAYDESQATADVIAESAARVEGIKAQFQWAEGSSFSRIADAVQAEMDDLEKRQVSGKAVTGLETSLCGLDLITTGMHPGNYILVAGQPGRGKTAFVLQMLCHLAFQHDMPVGFFSLEMHPGELAQRVLTHVAGVDGHALRIANLNEEDWRKVIQVGARAKEVPLYLSCGNPDIDSLYRMAVKAKGQYGLKLIAVDYVQMLEAPGTDGDTARVARASRVLKGLAMEIGVPMVVTSQLHRPGLGKGNFRPELTDLKNTSQLEQDADWVIFIYHPNWAEKREDRQAVAHDQQEVEFILAKQRNGPICDFRYGWRAWEQRFVEVAREVTPWQ, via the coding sequence ATGACTGACTTCACACTTGGCAAACTGCCCCCGCAGGATTTAGAGGCTGAACAGGCGACACTTGGTTCGATGATGCAGGACCCGAAGGCGATTGACCGGGTGTTGGGCAAGGGGCTGGAGTCCAGCGATTTCTACCGTGAGGCTCACGCCACGCTCTTTGCACATATCACGCGATTGCAGGAAGCCGGCATTGAGGTTGACCTGATTACCTTACAGGCCAGTCTTGCCGATAGCGCCCAACTCCAAATGGTCGGCGGTTTGGGCTACCTGGCCACCATTCTGGATTCTGTGCCCCATGCCGCCAACGCTGAGAGGTATTGCGCGATTGTCAAAGACAAGGCGATCCGGCGCCGGCTGATCGCCGTGGCGAATGAGGCCCAGCAGATGGCCTATGACGAATCACAGGCGACGGCTGATGTGATTGCTGAGTCAGCGGCCAGGGTCGAGGGAATCAAGGCGCAGTTCCAGTGGGCGGAGGGTTCGTCCTTCTCGCGGATCGCCGATGCGGTTCAGGCAGAAATGGACGATTTGGAGAAGCGGCAGGTATCCGGTAAGGCAGTCACCGGCCTGGAAACTTCCCTATGCGGCCTTGACCTGATAACAACGGGGATGCACCCCGGCAATTATATCCTGGTGGCGGGCCAGCCAGGAAGGGGAAAGACGGCATTCGTTTTGCAGATGCTTTGCCACCTGGCCTTCCAGCATGATATGCCCGTCGGATTCTTTTCGCTCGAAATGCACCCAGGCGAACTCGCCCAGCGGGTACTCACCCATGTCGCCGGTGTGGACGGCCATGCTCTACGGATCGCCAACCTGAACGAAGAGGACTGGCGGAAGGTGATTCAGGTCGGGGCGCGAGCGAAAGAGGTTCCGCTGTATCTGTCCTGCGGGAACCCCGATATAGATTCACTCTACCGGATGGCGGTCAAGGCGAAGGGGCAATACGGCCTGAAACTGATCGCCGTGGATTATGTGCAGATGCTAGAGGCTCCAGGAACCGATGGCGACACGGCGCGAGTGGCAAGGGCGAGCCGGGTACTCAAGGGCTTGGCAATGGAGATTGGTGTCCCGATGGTAGTCACCAGCCAACTCCACCGGCCCGGCCTGGGTAAGGGAAACTTCCGGCCGGAACTCACCGACCTCAAGAACACCTCGCAGTTGGAGCAGGACGCCGACTGGGTGATCTTCATCTATCACCCCAATTGGGCGGAGAAACGGGAGGACCGGCAAGCGGTTGCCCATGACCAACAGGAGGTTGAGTTTATCCTGGCCAAGCAGCGCAATGGGCCGATTTGCGATTTCCGCTATGGGTGGCGGGCATGGGAACAGAGGTTCGTCGAGGTGGCGCGGGAGGTGACGCCGTGGCAGTAG